In Methylomonas sp. ZR1, one DNA window encodes the following:
- the murD gene encoding UDP-N-acetylmuramoyl-L-alanine--D-glutamate ligase, with the protein MNTTALLSNLETHFNLNPDNARLLIVGLGATGYSAAQFLQKTPIKFAVIDSRKNPPLIDNLREQMPDVPVFSGGFDQSALDVATHLLVSPGVSLHEAAIQKAVQAGVTVLSDIDLFACATDKPVIAITGSNGKSTVTTMLGEMANAAGVKTAIGGNLGTPALDLLQQDAELYVLELSSFQLERTTALNAKVATVLNVSPDHLDRHDGMAGYAAEKQRVFRGDGVMILNADDPMVMDMRDPARQTLTFSTQTQADFYLRRGEIDTLMQGEQALMAASKLRLEGSHNIANALAALALGTAAGLSITKMCDALRKFKGLPHRMQKVAEKGGINWVNDSKATNIGACIAALNGYEHKVVLIAGGETKGADMTELVPAVTEKTKAVVLIGKDAPLIAQALNNCVPVHFAGNMKEAVTIAASLASEGDSVLLSPACASLDQYRSYVDRGNKFAEAVMSLPLC; encoded by the coding sequence ATGAACACCACCGCCCTACTCAGCAATCTGGAAACCCATTTCAACTTAAATCCGGATAACGCTCGCCTATTGATCGTCGGTCTAGGCGCTACCGGCTATTCGGCTGCTCAATTTTTGCAAAAGACCCCGATTAAATTCGCCGTAATCGACAGCCGGAAAAATCCGCCGCTGATCGATAATTTGCGCGAACAAATGCCGGACGTACCGGTGTTTTCCGGCGGTTTCGACCAATCCGCGCTGGATGTCGCCACTCACTTGCTGGTCAGCCCTGGCGTGTCTTTACACGAAGCGGCCATCCAAAAAGCCGTACAGGCGGGCGTTACCGTACTCAGCGACATCGACTTATTCGCTTGCGCCACTGATAAACCGGTTATCGCCATCACCGGCTCCAACGGTAAAAGCACGGTTACCACCATGCTGGGCGAAATGGCTAACGCCGCTGGCGTCAAAACCGCCATCGGCGGCAACCTCGGCACACCGGCGCTGGATTTGCTGCAACAAGACGCCGAACTTTACGTATTGGAACTGTCTAGCTTCCAATTGGAGCGCACCACCGCTTTAAACGCCAAAGTCGCCACGGTATTAAACGTCAGTCCGGACCATCTGGATCGCCATGACGGCATGGCCGGTTATGCGGCGGAAAAGCAGCGGGTGTTTCGGGGTGACGGCGTGATGATCTTGAATGCCGACGACCCGATGGTCATGGACATGCGCGATCCCGCCCGGCAAACATTGACTTTTTCCACCCAAACTCAAGCCGATTTTTATCTGCGTCGCGGCGAAATCGATACTTTAATGCAAGGCGAACAAGCCTTGATGGCAGCCAGTAAATTGCGCCTGGAAGGTAGCCACAACATCGCCAATGCGTTGGCGGCGCTGGCCCTGGGCACGGCTGCCGGTCTAAGCATCACCAAAATGTGCGATGCGCTCAGAAAATTCAAAGGTCTTCCGCACCGCATGCAAAAAGTCGCGGAAAAAGGCGGCATCAATTGGGTTAACGATTCCAAAGCCACCAACATCGGTGCGTGTATCGCCGCGCTAAACGGCTACGAGCATAAAGTTGTTTTAATTGCCGGCGGCGAAACTAAAGGCGCAGACATGACTGAACTAGTGCCTGCCGTCACCGAAAAAACCAAGGCCGTGGTCCTGATAGGCAAAGATGCGCCATTGATTGCGCAGGCTTTGAATAACTGTGTGCCTGTCCATTTCGCCGGCAACATGAAAGAAGCGGTCACCATCGCCGCCAGTTTGGCCAGCGAAGGCGACAGCGTGCTGCTGTCACCGGCCTGCGCCAGCCTGGATCAATACCGCAGCTATGTTGACCGCGGCAATAAGTTCGCGGAAGCCGTGATGAGTCTGCCCTTATGTTGA
- the mraY gene encoding phospho-N-acetylmuramoyl-pentapeptide-transferase: MLLLLADYLSNIDSGFRVLHYLTFRAILGVLTALIISLMVGPAMIEKLTRKKIGQSVRDDGPQSHFSKSGTPTMGGAMILFAVAISTLLCADLSNRYVWVVLLVTLAHGVIGFIDDYKKVLLGNSDGLSARAKYFWQSLVALSAALYLYNTAQVAAETQFIVPFFKNVTVDIGWGYVVLTYFVIVGSSNAVNLTDGLDGLAIMPTVMIAAALAIFAYLSGHVNFSQYLAIPHIPKAGELVVFCAALVGSGLGFLWFNTYPAMVFMGDVGALALGAALGIVAVLVRQEIVLVIMGGIFVMETISVIIQVASFKTRKKRVFLMAPIHHHYELKGWPEPRIIVRFWIISVILVLIGLATLKLR; the protein is encoded by the coding sequence ATGTTACTTTTACTCGCGGATTATTTAAGCAATATCGACAGCGGCTTCAGGGTGCTACATTACCTGACCTTTCGCGCCATCTTAGGCGTGCTGACCGCGCTCATTATTTCCCTGATGGTCGGCCCGGCCATGATCGAAAAATTGACTCGCAAAAAAATCGGCCAAAGCGTGCGCGACGACGGCCCGCAAAGCCATTTCTCCAAGTCCGGCACACCAACCATGGGCGGTGCGATGATTTTGTTCGCCGTAGCGATCAGCACCCTGCTCTGCGCGGATTTGAGCAATCGTTATGTCTGGGTGGTGTTGCTGGTGACACTGGCCCACGGCGTAATCGGCTTTATCGACGACTATAAAAAAGTCCTGCTCGGCAATAGCGACGGCCTATCCGCCCGCGCCAAATATTTCTGGCAATCGCTGGTGGCACTGAGCGCCGCCTTGTATTTGTACAACACCGCTCAAGTAGCGGCGGAAACCCAATTCATCGTGCCGTTTTTCAAAAACGTCACCGTGGACATCGGCTGGGGCTACGTCGTACTGACCTATTTCGTCATCGTCGGCTCCAGCAATGCCGTCAACTTGACTGACGGCCTGGATGGCCTGGCCATCATGCCGACCGTGATGATCGCCGCCGCCTTGGCGATTTTTGCTTATTTGTCCGGCCACGTGAATTTCTCGCAATACCTGGCTATTCCGCACATCCCCAAAGCCGGCGAGCTGGTGGTGTTCTGCGCGGCCCTGGTCGGTTCCGGCTTGGGCTTTTTGTGGTTCAACACTTATCCTGCCATGGTGTTCATGGGCGACGTCGGCGCACTGGCCCTGGGTGCTGCGCTGGGCATCGTCGCGGTATTGGTTAGACAAGAAATCGTGCTGGTGATTATGGGCGGTATTTTCGTGATGGAAACCATCTCGGTGATTATCCAGGTTGCCTCCTTCAAAACCCGTAAAAAGCGGGTGTTTCTGATGGCGCCGATTCACCATCATTACGAATTGAAAGGCTGGCCGGAGCCGCGCATCATCGTGCGTTTCTGGATTATCTCGGTCATCTTGGTGTTGATCGGTCTGGCCACTTTGAAACTGAGATAA